One Vigna unguiculata cultivar IT97K-499-35 chromosome 11, ASM411807v1, whole genome shotgun sequence DNA window includes the following coding sequences:
- the LOC114170071 gene encoding polyol transporter 5-like, translated as MSESKVVESEEPHQTPKKFKLNNYALACAILASTTSILLGYDIGVMSGAAIYIKRDMKVSDVKIEILVGIFNLYSLIGSCLAGRTSDWIGRRYTIVLAGAIFFVGAILMGFSPNYAFLMFGRFVAGVGMGYALMVAPVYTAELAPPSSRGFLTSFTDVFINVGILLGYISNYAFSKMRLELGWRMMLGIGAIPSMVLTVGVLAMPESPRWLVMRGRLGEAKKVLNKTSDRKEEAGQRLADIKEAAGIPENEDNEVVEVSKRNTGEGVWKELFFSSAPAIRHMLMATLGIHFFQQASGVDAVVLYSPTIFEKAGITSDTYKLLATVGVGFVKTMFILVATFMLDRVGRRPLLLSSFGGMLLSLLTLAISLTVIHHSHRKLIWVIGLSITMVLSYVAFFSIGAGPVTWVYSSEIFPLRLRAQGMAVGVVVNRTTSGVLSITFLSLSKAITIGGAFYLYSGIAACGWVFIYTVLPETRGKTLEEMHMCFGKFWVKSSTTKTEENLMGAGRKSRR; from the exons ATGAGTGAATCAAAGGTAGTAGAAAGTGAAGAACCTCATCAAACTCCAAAGAAGTTCAAACTCAACAACTATGCTTTGGCCTGTGCTATCTTGGCCTCCACCACTTCGATCTTGCTTGGCTATG ATATCGGTGTGATGAGTGGAGCAGCCATATACATAAAAAGAGACATGAAAGTGTCGGATGTGAAAATCGAGATCCTCGTCGGAATCTTCAACCTCTACTCTTTAATCGGCTCCTGCCTCGCCGGAAGAACCTCCGACTGGATAGGTCGTCGCTACACTATTGTTCTCGCCGGCGCAATTTTCTTCGTCGGAGCCATTCTCATGGGCTTCTCTCCCAACTACGCCTTTCTCATGTTCGGCCGTTTCGTCGCCGGCGTCGGCATGGGCTACGCTCTCATGGTTGCTCCCGTTTACACAGCCGAACTTGCCCCACCCTCTTCTCGTGGCTTCCTCACTTCCTTCACTGAT GTGTTTATCAATGTGGGGATATTGCTCGGGTACATATCCAACTACGCATTTTCAAAGATGAGACTGGAGTTAGGTTGGCGAATGATGCTTGGAATCGGCGCAATTCCTTCGATGGTTTTAACGGTGGGGGTGTTGGCGATGCCTGAGTCTCCACGGTGGCTTGTGATGAGGGGTCGTTTGGGAGAGGCGAAAAAAGTGCTTAACAAAACCTCCGACAGGAAGGAAGAAGCTGGACAGAGACTAGCCGACATCAAAGAAGCCGCGGGAATCCCGGAGAACGAAGACAACGAGGTGGTCGAGGTGAGCAAGAGAAACACAGGTGAGGGTGTGTGGAAAGAGTTGTTCTTTTCTTCAGCACCTGCAATACGTCACATGTTAATGGCTACCCTAGGGATTCACTTCTTCCAACAAGCGTCGGGCGTAGACGCCGTCGTTTTGTACAGCCCCACGATCTTCGAGAAGGCTGGGATCACCAGTGACACGTATAAGCTTCTTGCGACAGTGGGTGTCGGATTTGTGAAGACCATGTTCATCTTGGTTGCTACCTTCATGCTGGACCGTGTCGGACGGCGGCCATTGCTGCTGTCTAGTTTCGGAGGCATGCTGCTCTCGCTTCTCACACTTGCTATCTCTCTCACTGTGATTCATCATTCACACAGAAAGCTGATATGGGTCATTGGATTGAGCATAACCATGGTGTTATCCTATGTTGCCTTCTTCTCCATTGGTGCGGGACCCGTGACCTGGGTCTACAGCTCTGAAATATTTCCGTTGCGGTTGCGGGCACAGGGTATGGCCGTCGGAGTTGTGGTGAACAGAACCACAAGCGGGGTTCTCTCGATCACTTTCTTGTCTTTATCTAAAGCGATTACCATTGGTGGGGCTTTCTATCTTTATTCTGGTATTGCTGCATGTGGTTGGGTCTTCATTTACACCGTACTTCCCGAAACACGAGGTAAAACGC
- the LOC114168913 gene encoding putative lipid-transfer protein DIR1 — protein MEACKKTKVLMVVMMVLGTVMMEANAQYYSFCGMPKDGLKACLGSVSGENPGDPTSDCCSAIGKADLKCFCRYKDSGLLSIYGVDPNKCMQLPVKCKLVDSFHC, from the coding sequence ATGGAGGCATGCAAGAAGACGAAGGTTTTGATGGTGGTGATGATGGTGTTGGGCACTGTGATGATGGAAGCGAATGCGCAATATTACTCGTTCTGTGGCATGCCGAAAGATGGGTTGAAAGCATGCTTGGGAAGTGTGAGTGGGGAGAACCCTGGTGATCCAACCTCTGATTGCTGCTCAGCCATCGGAAAAGCTGATCTTAAGTGCTTCTGCCGCTACAAGGATTCGGGGTTGCTCTCTATCTATGGTGTTGATCCCAACAAATGCATGCAACTCCCTGTTAAGTGCAAGCTTGTCGACTCCTTCCACTGTTAG
- the LOC114168298 gene encoding probable NAD(P)H dehydrogenase (quinone) FQR1-like 2 — protein sequence MGKGGGCFPSKTKAPVSVSERDPVSVESPIPANDPISTNQEDPATATVTTVTTATATPEAVKKLKVFIVFYSTYGHVESLARSLKKGVDSIEGVEGVLYRVLETLPEEVLQLMKAPEKDETVPLISAENLVEADGLLFGFPTRYGSMAAQMKAFFDSTGQLWREQKLAGVPAGFFVSTGTQGGGQETTAWTAITQLVHHGMLYVPIGYTFGAGMFEMDSIRGGSPYGAGVFAGDGSRQASQTEHDLAEYQGKHMATIVKKLSH from the exons ATGGGGAAAGGAGGTGGTTGCTTTCCAAGCAAGACAAAGGCACCAGTTTCTGTATCAGAGAGAGATCCAGTTAGTGTTGAAAGTCCAATCCCAGCAAATGATCCAATTAGCACAAACCAAGAGGATCCAGCAACAGCAACAGTAACAACAGTAACAACAGCAACAGCAACACCTGAAGCAGTGAAAAAGCTGAAAGTTTTCATTGTGTTCTACTCAACTTATGGTCATGTGGAGTCATTGGCAAGGTCCTTGAAGAAAGGGGTTGATTCAATTGAAGGAGTTGAAGGGGTGTTGTACCGTGTGCTGGAGACACTTCCTGAGGAGGTTTTGCAACTCATGAAGGCACCTGAGAAAGATGAAACGGTGCCACTCATATCTGCTGAAAACTTGGTGGAGGCTGATGGCTTGCTCTTTGGATTTCCAACAAGGTATGGAAGCATGGCAGCACAGATGAAAGCGTTTTTCGATTCAACAGGTCAGTTGTGGAGAGAGCAGAAACTGGCAGGGGTGCCTGCAGGCTTCTTTGTCAGCACTGGCACACAGGGTGGAGGTCAAGAAACCACAgc TTGGACAGCAATCACACAGTTAGTCCACCATGGAATGCTCTATGTTCCTATTGGTTACACCTTTGGTGCTGGAATGTTCGAAATGGACTCAATCAGAGGTGGGTCTCCATATGGAGCTGGAGTTTTTGCTGGCGATGGCTCAAGGCAAGCTAGTCAAACAGAACATGACCTTGCAGAGTATCAAGGAAAACACATGGCCACAATAGTCAAGAAGTTAAGCCACTGA
- the LOC114169999 gene encoding dolichyl-diphosphooligosaccharide--protein glycosyltransferase 48 kDa subunit, which translates to MSKLIFIFLFLAFIPLLCTSFTPERPSDRRVLVLLDDFAVKSSHSLFFNSLKSRGFDLHFHLADDPKIALQRYGQYLYDALILFSPTVERFGGSVDAAAILDFVDSGHDLIVAADTNASDLIREIATECGVDFDEDPAAMVVDHSGYAASATEGDHTLIASDDFIKSDVILGSKKIEAPILFQGIGHSLNPTNRLVLKALSASPSAFSANPKSKLTSPPSLTGSSISLVSVIQARNNARILVSGSLSMFSNRFFRSGVQKAGSPTKHEKSGNEQFFTELSKWVFHERGHLKALQLQHHKVGESSEPSIYRINDDLEFSVEIFEWSGTSWEPYVADDVQVQFYMMSPYVLKTLSTNGKGRYFTSFKVPDVYGVFQFKVEYEKLGYTSLSLSKQIPVRPFRHNEYERFIPAAYPYYGAAFSMMAGFFVFTAVHLYNK; encoded by the exons ATGTCGAAGctcatcttcatcttcctcttcctcGCTTTCATTCCTCTTCTCTGCACTTCCTTCACCCCAGAGCGACCCTCAGATCGGCGCGTTCTCGTTTTACTCGATGACTTCGCCGTCAAATCCTCACACTCTCTCTTCTTCAACTCCCTCAAATCTCGAGGCTTCGATCTCCATTTCCACCTTGCCGATGACCCCAAAATTGCGCTTCAGAGATACGGCCAGTATCTCTACGATGCCCTAATTCTATTTTCCCCCACCGTTGAAC GTTTTGGAGGATCCGTTGACGCTGCAGCAATTTTGGATTTTGTTGATTCGGGTCATGATTTGATTGTTGCTGCTGATACCAATGCATCTGATTTAATCAGGGAAATCGCCACCGAGTGTGGAGTGGACTTCGACGAG GATCCGGCTGCCATGGTTGTGGATCATTCTGGATATGCAGCATCTGCTACTGAAGGGGATCATACATTGATTGCTAGTGATGATTTTATCAAGTCTGACGTGATATTGGGAAGCAAAAAGATTGAG GCTCCAATACTTTTCCAAGGGATTGGGCATTCACTAAATCCTACCAATAGGCtg GTGTTGAAAGCTCTCTCTGCATCTCCTTCAGCCTTTTCTGCTAACCCTAAATCTAAACTGACAAGTCCTCCATCACTCACTGGATCTTCGATCTCTTTAGTTTCAGTTATACAG GCAAGAAATAATGCCCGGATATTGGTATCTGGCTCATTAAGCATGTTCAGCAACCG ATTTTTCAGGTCAGGTGTGCAGAAGGCTGGGAGTCCAACCAA ACATGAAAAGTCAGGTAATGAGCAGTTCTTCACTGAACTTAGCAAATGGGTTTTCCATGAAAGAGGTCACCTCAAG GCATTGCAGTTGCAACATCACAAAGTTGGGGAATCTAGTGAACCATCCATCTATAGGATCAATGATGATTTG GAATTCTCTGTTGAAATTTTCGAGTGGTCTGGGACATCTTGGGAGCCTTACGTAGCTGATGATGTTCAAGTGCAATTTTACATGATGAGCCCCTATGTCTTGAAGACTTTATCGACTAATGGGAAG GGCCGTTATTTCACATCATTTAAGGTTCCAGATGTCTATGGTGTTTTCCAATTTAAAGTTGAGTACGAAAAACTAGGATATACAAGCTTATCTCTATCAAAGCAG ATTCCTGTTCGTCCCTTCAGACACAATGAATATGAAAGATTTATACCAGCAGCTTATCCCTATTATGGAGCAGCATTTTCGATG ATGGCAGGTTTCTTCGTCTTCACTGCCGTTCATCTATACAACAAGTAG
- the LOC114168939 gene encoding HVA22-like protein k, with protein sequence MQLGLRPFLSPVAPNLFLRTACCSIGLALPVYSTFKAIEDNDPYQQQRWLLYWAAYGSFSAAEMFTEKIFSWIPFYYHAKFAFLLWLQLPTLNGARQLYSSHLRPFLLKHQARMDVIVEFVYGVMSKLIRDHQTELQLARALAVKFLVTGTQMIRDLIHPLGRESNHIEPQKRQVQDSESED encoded by the exons ATGCAGCTTGGCTTGAGACCGTTCCTTTCCCCTGTTGCTCCCAACCTCTTTCTCCGCACAGCATG CTGTTCTATAGGGCTTGCGCTTCCCGTGTATTCCACGTTTAAAGCTATTGAGGACAATGATCCATATCAGCAACAGAGATGGCTATTGTATTGGGCAG CTTATGGATCTTTTAGTGCTGCAGAAATGTTTACcgaaaaaatattttcctg GATTCCATTCTATTACCATGCAAAGTTTGCATTTCTTCTTTGGCTACAACTTCCCACTCTCAAT GGTGCAAGACAATTGTATTCTAGTCACTTGCGTCCATTCCTGTTGAAGCATCAAGCTAGAATGGATGTGATTGTTGAATTTGTGTATGGTGTAATG AGTAAACTTATTCGTGATCACCAAACTGAGTTGCAGCTTGCAAGAGCTCTAGCAGTGAAGTTTCTAGTGACAG GAACTCAGATGATTAGGGATCTCATTCATCCACTTGGGAGGGAATCTAATCACATTGAACCTCAAAAGAGGCAGGTTCAGGATTCAGAATCAGAAGATTAA
- the LOC114169794 gene encoding arabinosyltransferase RRA3-like, giving the protein MIGRRDREGPLMRNINPNSLRKSRVLTAVAIGVFIGCVFAFLYPNGFFVSDSVAANRRLSNAGSITQENSAGCESSDRVNLLKSEFVAVSEKNAELKKQVRELTERLRLAEQGKDQAQKQFLTLGKQVKPGPFGTVKGLRTNPTVVPDESVNPRLGKILEKVAVKRELIVGLANANVKEMLEVWFTNIKRVGITNYLVVALDDEIVKFCESNQVPVYKRDPDDGVDVIGRVGGNHAVSGLKFRILREFLQLGYSVLLSDVDIVYLQNPFDHLYRDSDVESMSDGHNNMTAYGYNDVFDEPAMGWARYAHTMRIWVYNSGFFYIRPTIPSIELLDRVATRLSKEKAWDQAVFNEELFYPSHPGYDGLHASRRTMDMYLFMNSKVLFKTVRNDGNLSKLKPVIIHVNYHPDKLPRMKAVVQYYVDGKQDALKPFPDGSNW; this is encoded by the exons ATGATTGGGCGCAGAGACAGAGAGGGACCCTTGATGAGGAACATCAACCCAAATTCTCTACGCAAATCCAGGGTCCTAACCGCAGTTGCAATTGGCGTCTTCATTGGATGCGTCTTCGCTTTCTTGTACCCCAATGGCTTCTTCGTTTCTGACTCTGTCGCTGCTAATCGCCGCCTCTCTAACGCGGGATCCATAACCCAG GAAAATTCAGCTGGATGTGAATCCTCAGATCGGGTCAACCTGTTGAAATCAGAGTTTGTAGCGGTATCAGAGAAGAATGCTGAGCTAAAAAAACAGGTGAGGGAATTGACTGAAAGGCTTCGGCTTGCAGAGCAAGGGAAAGACCAGGCTCAAAAGCAGTTCCTTACGCTAGGTAAACAGGTTAAGCCTGGACCCTTTGGTACTGTAAAGGGATTGAGAACCAACCCTACCGTTGTTCCTGATGAGTCTGTGAACCCGAGATTGGGAAAGATATTAGAGAAAGTTGCAGTTAAACGAGAGCTTATAGTTGGACTTGCAAACGCCAATGTAAAGGAGATGCTGGAGGTCTGGTTCACCAACATCAAGAGAGTTGGCATAACCAACTATCTAGTTGTTGCTTTAGACGATGAGATTGTAAAGTTTTGTGAATCAAATCAAGTGCCGGTGTATAAAAGAGATCCAGATGATGGTGTTGATGTAATTGGAAGAGTCGGGGGTAACCATGCTGTCTCTGGTCTTAAATTTCGTATTCTAAGAGAGTTTTTGCAGTTGGGATACAGTGTTCTTCTATCAGATGTCGACATTGTATATTTGCAGAATCCATTTGATCATCTATACCGGGATTCAGACGTGGAGTCCATGAGTGATGGTCACAATAACATGACAGCATACGGCTACAACGATGTGTTTGATGAACCTGCAATGGGTTGGGCTAGATATGCTCATACTATGAGGATATGGGTTTACAACTCTGGTTTCTTCTATATCAGACCAACAATCCCTTCAATTGAGCTTTTGGATCGCGTGGCGACACGGCTTTCGAAAGAGAAGGCTTGGGACCAAGCTGTTTTCAATGAGGAACTGTTTTACCCCTCACATCCTGGTTATGATGGCCTTCATGCTTCCAGAAGAACTATGGATATGTATCTCTTCATGAATAGCAAGGTTCTGTTCAAGACAGTGAGAAATGATGGTAACCTCAGCAAATTGAAGCCTGTAATTATTCATGTGAATTATCACCCTGATAAGCTTCCCCGAATGAAAGCAGTTGTTCAGTACTACGTTGATGGGAAGCAGGATGCTCTCAAACCTTTCCCTGATGGCTCAAATTGGTAA
- the LOC114170414 gene encoding uncharacterized protein LOC114170414 gives MKEKNKTVAKPDDRSFSPMNEIPNLPKSRTPWSTSQASAFRNFGSTPTSGLTPSSPRFYSPRFGSQMWNRPVQYGSLHQSSSFSNYPMMAARVGQSSLSASAENNMRFRNHSYKISQPTSNVAPKAKENERRPSIQGTNMKGSTRSVTIESKETTVTCNDNKNNGGSTKLLDISSTKQQHSRTMPGTGNFEANPSDLNQNLRIKASSAKPRLEEESDDTKEQRKRKVMNKSCKRPKVKMMKLKDIFSAKQEQSSVTTRNGGGGNNVTSIGNCNSVQHKANIGSNHFEANPTERNRNLSAKLSATNPKLANEESDDAKEQRRKQSEEESAKRSRMKMKMECERLHASIKNLYAKNAALRKELHDRMDECDKMIEDNDSLLDELNEMFGKEKVMEGLNMKSAESDADDDDQNSNDR, from the exons ATGAAGGAGAAAAACAAGACAGTTGCCAAGCCTGATGACAGAAGTTTTTCTCCTATGAAT GAAATACCAAACCTTCCCAAAAGCCGAACTCCTTGGTCTACTTCTCAG gcTTCCGCTTTTCGTAATTTTGGGTCCACTCCAACTTCCGGTTTAACTCCATCCAGTCCTCGCTTTTATTCCCCACGGTTCGGAAGTCAG ATGTGGAATAGGCCAGTTCAATATGGTTCTCTCCATCAAAGTAGTTCGTTCTCCAATTACCCTATGATGGCAGCAAGG GTTGGTCAGAGTTCTCTATCAGCTTCTGCTGAAAACAACATGCGTTTCAGGAACCATTCTTACAAGATCTCACAACCAACAAGTAACGTAGCTCCCAAAgccaaagaaaatgaaagaaggcCTTCAATCCAAGGAACCAACATGAAAGGATCAACAAGGAG TGTGACTATTGAAAGCAAGGAAACAACTGTTACATGCAATGATAATAAGAATAACGGTGGATCAACAAAG CTGCTGGATATTTCTTCAACTAAGCAACAACACTCCAGGACGATGCCTGGAACTG GTAACTTTGAAGCAAATCCAAGTGATCTGAATCAGAACTTGCGTATAAAAGCATCTTCCGCTAAACCTCGACTTGAAGAG GAAAGCGATGAtacaaaagaacaaagaaaaaggaaggTGATGAATAAATCATGTAAGAGACCAAAGGTGAAGATGATGAAG TTGAAGGATATCTTTTCAGCTAAGCAAGAACAATCCAGTGTGACAACCAGAAATG GGGGAGGTGGAAACAATGTGACTAGTATTGGAAATTGTAATTCTGTTCAACACAAAGCAAATATTGGGTCGAATCATTTTGAAGCAAATCCAACTGAGAGGAACAGGAACTTGAGTGCAAAACTATCTGCCACTAATCCTAAACTTGCAAATGAG GAAAGTGATGATGCAAAAGAACAAAGAAGAAAGCAATCAGAGGAGGAATCAGCTAAGCGATCAAGGATGAAGATGAAG ATGGAATGTGAAAGGCTACATGCTTCCATTAAAAATCTATATGCCAAAAATGCTGCACTCAGAAAAGAGCTTCATGACCGTATGGATGAGTGTGATAAGATGATAGAAGATAACGATTCCTTACTG GATGAACTCAATGAGATGTTTGGtaaagaaaaagtaatggaaGGTTTGAATATGAAGTCTGCTGAATCAGATGctgatgatgatgatcaaaactcTAATGACAGATGA